The Leadbettera azotonutricia ZAS-9 genome has a window encoding:
- the dxs gene encoding 1-deoxy-D-xylulose-5-phosphate synthase — protein MQLNEPLLAGIKSPQDLQKLSFSELNLLASEIRECIIATVSRNGGHLASNLGVVELTIALHRVFNSPQDKIVWDVGHQCYAHKLITGRYTEFDTLRRLNGLAGFPKSSESPHDSFNTGHASTSISAALGLLAADRIQGGNNRVAAVIGDGALTGGLAYEALSHAGQLGLPLVVILNDNKMSIGPNVGGLSKYLSRLSMKSNYQRFRRNFDNMAKKIPYIGDLFFDMVVRLKRAIKAVFYTDNFFVDLGFEYVGPIGGHAIQQLAEVIRDAGNLGKPVVIHVITRKGKGYGFAENDPGKYHGVSSFLASEGLAEPALSEPGGSLSAFTQVFSEALLKAGQGDGRVAAITAAMEKGTGLNLFKQAFPGRFFDAGIAEAHAVTFAAGLAARGLRPVAAIYSTFMQRAVDGVIHDVCLQNLPVVFALDRSGFVSDDGETHQGLFDISLFRSAPNMAILAPAGKEELEAMLGWSLSNSGPAIIRYPKDVCPAGDPAFLEPVVKGRGVWIRRPGANRRVCVAFTGSLYEQVLDGCQRLAAMGIDVGLYNLRFLKPIDEDYLTGIMDDYELMVFVEEGVKAGGFGEYAAELALRSNCPCRVQVLAVHEKFIPLGKRHELLRLNGLDGEGIAAFVSKALANAYASLAWAEGGK, from the coding sequence ATGCAGTTGAATGAACCCCTTTTGGCGGGTATTAAGTCTCCCCAGGATCTTCAAAAGCTGAGTTTTTCTGAATTGAACCTGCTGGCGTCTGAAATCAGGGAGTGCATAATTGCCACGGTCAGCCGGAATGGGGGGCATTTGGCTTCGAACCTGGGGGTTGTGGAGCTGACTATAGCCCTGCACCGGGTTTTTAATTCCCCCCAGGACAAAATCGTCTGGGATGTGGGGCATCAGTGCTATGCCCATAAGCTCATCACAGGCCGTTATACCGAGTTTGACACCCTGCGCCGCCTTAACGGCCTTGCGGGTTTCCCCAAATCATCAGAAAGCCCCCACGACAGCTTCAATACCGGCCATGCTTCAACCTCGATTTCGGCGGCCCTGGGCCTTTTGGCTGCGGACCGCATCCAGGGGGGGAACAACCGGGTCGCGGCGGTCATAGGCGATGGCGCCCTTACTGGGGGCCTGGCTTACGAGGCCCTCTCCCACGCGGGCCAGCTTGGCCTTCCCCTGGTGGTGATCCTCAACGACAACAAGATGTCCATAGGCCCCAATGTTGGGGGGCTTTCCAAATATCTGAGCCGCCTTTCCATGAAATCCAATTACCAGCGTTTCCGCAGGAATTTTGACAATATGGCAAAGAAAATCCCCTATATCGGGGATCTTTTCTTCGATATGGTGGTGCGGCTCAAGCGGGCTATTAAGGCTGTTTTCTATACTGACAACTTCTTTGTTGATCTGGGTTTTGAATATGTGGGCCCTATCGGGGGGCACGCTATTCAGCAGCTTGCCGAAGTGATCCGGGACGCGGGCAATCTGGGGAAGCCTGTGGTCATCCATGTCATCACCCGCAAGGGCAAGGGCTATGGTTTCGCGGAGAACGATCCGGGGAAATACCACGGGGTTTCTTCGTTCCTTGCGAGCGAGGGTTTGGCCGAGCCTGCTTTGTCCGAACCGGGTGGCAGCCTGTCGGCTTTTACCCAGGTGTTCTCCGAGGCTCTCCTCAAGGCAGGGCAGGGCGACGGCAGGGTAGCGGCTATTACGGCGGCTATGGAAAAGGGTACCGGCCTTAACCTTTTTAAGCAGGCTTTTCCCGGGCGTTTTTTTGACGCCGGCATTGCCGAGGCCCACGCGGTGACTTTTGCGGCCGGCCTGGCAGCCCGGGGTTTACGGCCTGTGGCAGCAATTTATTCGACTTTTATGCAGAGGGCGGTGGACGGGGTCATCCATGATGTGTGCCTCCAGAATCTGCCCGTAGTTTTCGCCCTCGACAGATCAGGCTTTGTGTCCGACGACGGCGAGACCCATCAGGGCCTTTTTGATATTTCCCTGTTCCGTTCAGCCCCGAATATGGCTATTCTGGCGCCCGCTGGCAAAGAGGAGCTTGAGGCAATGCTGGGCTGGAGCCTTTCCAATAGCGGGCCCGCCATTATCCGCTACCCCAAGGATGTTTGCCCTGCAGGCGATCCTGCGTTCCTTGAGCCGGTGGTAAAGGGGCGGGGTGTCTGGATACGTCGGCCCGGGGCAAATCGCCGGGTGTGCGTTGCCTTTACCGGCAGCCTTTATGAACAGGTTCTGGACGGCTGTCAAAGGCTCGCCGCCATGGGCATTGACGTGGGCCTCTACAATCTGAGGTTCCTGAAGCCCATAGACGAGGATTACCTTACGGGAATCATGGACGATTACGAGCTTATGGTTTTTGTTGAAGAGGGCGTCAAGGCCGGCGGTTTTGGCGAATATGCGGCCGAGCTTGCCCTCAGGTCCAACTGTCCATGCAGGGTTCAGGTTTTGGCAGTCCATGAGAAATTCATCCCCCTGGGAAAGCGCCATGAGCTTCTCCGCCTAAATGGCCTTGACGGGGAAGGGATTGCCGCCTTTGTCTCAAAGGCCCTGGCGAATGCCTATGCATCCCTGGCCTGGGCGGAAGGCGGAAAATGA
- a CDS encoding VOC family protein, with the protein MAGTLGTQVVTQVGFVVKDAAKTKKKWAEFFGVKEPPLVDAGDYEITQTKYKGKAAPKAGCTMAFFDVGPNMQLELIQPNGEKSTWQEFLDKHGEGIHHIAFQVKGMDKVIKQAEGFGIKCAQRGKYGDASGEYAYLDGTKDLKCIVELLESFKK; encoded by the coding sequence ATGGCAGGAACATTAGGCACTCAGGTAGTCACCCAGGTCGGCTTTGTCGTGAAGGACGCAGCAAAGACAAAAAAGAAGTGGGCCGAATTTTTCGGCGTCAAAGAGCCTCCCCTGGTGGACGCGGGGGATTATGAAATCACCCAGACCAAGTACAAGGGCAAGGCCGCGCCCAAGGCAGGCTGCACCATGGCCTTCTTCGACGTGGGCCCCAATATGCAGCTGGAGCTGATCCAGCCCAACGGCGAAAAAAGCACCTGGCAGGAATTCCTCGACAAGCACGGCGAAGGCATACACCACATCGCCTTCCAGGTCAAAGGCATGGACAAGGTTATCAAACAGGCCGAAGGCTTCGGTATCAAATGCGCCCAGCGCGGCAAATACGGCGACGCCTCCGGGGAGTACGCCTACCTGGACGGAACCAAAGACCTCAAGTGCATTGTGGAACTTCTGGAGAGCTTTAAGAAATAA
- the folP gene encoding dihydropteroate synthase yields MSLPGGSGLDFSGPCLVMAIINCNDDSFYAPSRAMDERAVENALRAEEAGAAIIDFGGESTRPGSAYIGEEEELRRVIPVVKTFRKQSRLPVSVDTRKAAVARAALDAGADIINDISALEDDPLMLPLCAERGAAVVLMHKKGQPPDMQASPWYVDVVGEVAGYLERAARRALEGGVRGDRIILDPGIGFGKRKDDNLALINRLAEIRVNDYPILMALSRKTFIGEITGKDAEGRLAGTLAANAAAIMRGADIIRVHDAGEHADLVKALYAIGVSL; encoded by the coding sequence ATGAGCCTCCCCGGAGGCTCTGGCCTGGACTTTTCCGGCCCTTGCCTGGTGATGGCCATAATCAATTGCAACGATGATTCATTCTACGCGCCCTCGAGGGCTATGGACGAAAGGGCTGTCGAAAATGCCCTGAGGGCCGAAGAGGCCGGGGCAGCCATCATAGACTTTGGAGGCGAATCCACCCGCCCCGGCTCCGCGTATATCGGCGAAGAAGAAGAGCTCCGCAGGGTGATTCCTGTTGTCAAAACGTTCAGGAAACAATCCCGCCTCCCCGTTTCTGTGGATACCCGCAAGGCGGCTGTCGCCAGGGCGGCCCTGGACGCGGGGGCTGACATCATCAACGATATTTCGGCATTGGAGGACGATCCCCTCATGCTGCCCCTCTGCGCCGAAAGGGGCGCCGCTGTGGTGCTGATGCACAAGAAGGGGCAGCCCCCTGATATGCAGGCTTCCCCCTGGTACGTGGATGTGGTGGGGGAGGTGGCAGGCTATCTGGAAAGAGCGGCGCGCCGTGCCCTGGAGGGGGGTGTAAGGGGGGATCGCATTATCCTGGACCCGGGCATAGGCTTCGGCAAGCGGAAAGACGACAATCTGGCCCTTATAAATCGGCTTGCGGAAATCCGCGTGAATGATTATCCTATATTAATGGCCCTTTCCCGAAAGACCTTTATCGGCGAAATTACCGGCAAAGATGCCGAGGGGAGGCTCGCGGGGACGCTGGCCGCAAATGCCGCCGCCATTATGCGCGGGGCGGACATCATCAGGGTCCACGATGCCGGAGAACACGCAGACCTTGTCAAAGCGCTGTACGCTATAGGCGTTTCGCTATAA
- the cdaA gene encoding diadenylate cyclase CdaA, with protein MEWFQHISSVYDLIRPIVDVAIIAFILYKAYELLVKTQAVQLVKGAGVLALVYGIAVLFKLTTLQWILNVLGPGLFIAVVIVFQPELRKIIIRMGQGELFRPDSKPRLGQLEAVVTAAEILSREKRGMLVVFPRRVNIKNIIETGTRLNADISSSLIVTVFEFDTPLHDGAMIIQGGRIVAAGCFLPLSEQQDIRKSFGTRHRASLGMSEQSDAVILVVSEETGAISLAYDTKLYYDLSPLEVTRKLRELLDRGARKGDPDAALPEAGDADVGEGKDVFVEH; from the coding sequence ATGGAATGGTTTCAGCATATAAGCTCTGTTTATGATCTCATACGCCCCATAGTGGATGTGGCTATTATAGCCTTCATCCTTTACAAGGCTTACGAGCTCCTGGTAAAAACCCAGGCAGTGCAGCTGGTAAAGGGCGCCGGGGTCCTTGCCCTGGTGTACGGCATTGCAGTCCTCTTCAAGCTTACCACTCTCCAATGGATACTCAACGTATTGGGTCCAGGGCTTTTTATCGCAGTGGTCATAGTCTTTCAGCCCGAGCTCAGGAAGATCATCATACGCATGGGGCAGGGTGAATTGTTCAGGCCCGACAGCAAGCCCCGGCTTGGACAGCTTGAAGCGGTGGTCACGGCGGCGGAAATTCTTTCCCGCGAGAAACGGGGCATGCTGGTGGTATTCCCCAGGCGGGTCAACATCAAGAATATCATCGAAACCGGCACCAGGCTCAATGCTGATATTTCTTCCAGCCTCATTGTAACAGTTTTCGAATTCGACACCCCCCTCCACGACGGGGCCATGATCATCCAGGGCGGCCGCATTGTCGCCGCCGGGTGCTTCCTGCCCCTTTCGGAGCAGCAGGATATCAGAAAGAGTTTTGGCACCAGGCACCGTGCTTCCCTGGGAATGTCGGAACAGTCGGACGCAGTGATACTGGTAGTTTCTGAAGAGACCGGGGCCATAAGCCTGGCATACGATACAAAGCTTTACTACGATCTTTCGCCCCTGGAAGTAACCCGCAAGCTCAGGGAGCTTCTGGATCGGGGCGCCAGGAAGGGCGATCCC